In Candidatus Nitronauta litoralis, one DNA window encodes the following:
- the murJ gene encoding murein biosynthesis integral membrane protein MurJ, producing the protein MPTTNHQVSRAAGVIGSMTLLSRAFGFMRDVLIAMKFGATPAADAFFVAFRIPNIQRRILAEGAVSSAFIPVFSEYRENHPEEESWLLAANLFNILLFLLVASCIFLALFAPWIVALFAPGFIDEPKKFDLTVKLTQWMAPFLLFIGLAAFSTGILNTFKEFALPAAAPAITNICIILSILFWAPTLDVPVMALAYAVCIGGFFQFALQWPATGRLGFRFIPTWNWRHSGVIQIGKLMVPVMLGLAVYEINLLVDTLLASLLDSGSISYLYYANRLVQLPLGVFGVALGAALLPLLSEQAAKKKFGELRDSLNFGIRLVLFISIPATVGLILCRMPIVNTLWERGEFSTTATDGTAFALLFYALGLCGFAGSKIVITAFYSMQDTRTPMIIGIWSMVLNIVLNILLMGPLKHGGLALATSLSSIFNAVVLIFVLKNRLGRIGGKKIVTMTLKVTGAATAMGAVVYVFNEWAFDRTAALLVKVPVLLVAIIMGAFIFGVIARFMKLEELRYVLDLKQIRAAKTT; encoded by the coding sequence ATGCCAACAACCAACCATCAGGTCAGCCGCGCCGCCGGAGTCATCGGTTCCATGACTCTACTCTCGAGAGCCTTTGGTTTTATGCGAGATGTCCTCATCGCCATGAAATTCGGAGCAACTCCTGCAGCCGATGCATTTTTCGTGGCTTTCCGGATTCCCAATATACAGCGTCGGATCCTGGCCGAAGGTGCTGTCAGTTCAGCATTCATTCCAGTATTCAGCGAGTATCGTGAAAATCATCCTGAAGAGGAATCCTGGTTATTGGCTGCAAACCTGTTTAATATCCTCCTGTTTCTATTGGTCGCCTCTTGCATTTTTCTCGCACTGTTTGCTCCATGGATCGTCGCCCTGTTTGCCCCCGGTTTCATAGATGAACCCAAAAAGTTTGACCTGACAGTTAAACTGACCCAATGGATGGCGCCGTTTCTTCTCTTTATTGGTTTGGCAGCGTTCAGCACCGGCATTTTGAATACCTTCAAAGAATTTGCGTTGCCCGCTGCTGCTCCGGCGATCACCAACATCTGCATTATTCTCTCCATCCTTTTTTGGGCTCCCACCCTGGATGTCCCCGTGATGGCTCTGGCCTATGCGGTTTGTATCGGCGGTTTTTTTCAGTTTGCTTTGCAATGGCCCGCCACTGGCCGCCTAGGATTTCGTTTCATTCCGACATGGAACTGGCGTCACTCGGGCGTTATTCAAATTGGTAAATTAATGGTTCCGGTCATGCTGGGCCTAGCTGTTTACGAAATCAACCTCCTGGTAGACACACTATTAGCCTCTCTTCTCGATAGCGGTTCAATTTCCTATCTCTATTACGCCAACCGCCTGGTGCAATTACCTCTTGGAGTTTTTGGCGTGGCACTGGGCGCCGCCCTGCTGCCCCTGCTATCCGAACAGGCAGCGAAGAAAAAATTTGGTGAACTTAGAGACTCGCTCAATTTTGGTATCCGATTAGTCCTCTTCATTTCCATACCGGCAACGGTTGGGCTCATATTGTGCCGAATGCCGATAGTAAACACCCTGTGGGAACGCGGAGAATTTTCAACCACCGCAACGGATGGGACGGCCTTCGCTCTCCTTTTTTATGCCCTGGGATTGTGTGGATTCGCCGGCTCCAAAATTGTAATCACTGCATTCTATTCCATGCAGGACACCAGGACTCCGATGATTATTGGAATCTGGTCCATGGTTTTAAATATTGTGTTGAACATCCTCCTCATGGGTCCTTTGAAACATGGAGGCCTGGCTCTGGCCACTTCCCTCTCCTCCATATTCAATGCAGTGGTTCTCATATTTGTTTTAAAAAACAGGCTTGGACGAATTGGGGGGAAAAAAATAGTGACCATGACCCTTAAGGTCACGGGGGCTGCAACAGCCATGGGAGCGGTAGTCTACGTATTCAACGAATGGGCATTTGACAGGACCGCAGCTCTTTTAGTAAAAGTCCCCGTGCTCCTGGTGGCCATCATCATGGGGGCCTTTATTTTCGGGGTAATTGCGCGTTTTATGAAACTTGAAGAATTGCGCTACGTTCTTGACCTGAAACAAATAAGGGCCGCAAAGACTACCTGA
- a CDS encoding SH3 domain-containing protein: MVSGKMKTGRDAEVCSVCHTVIRPSSIFCEGCGPPKLPPEEVNEGIGPWQTFFRVMVVVLIFSGLVFYKYKPESFSSFDTLVTEIKSTIPVLKEELPVADEPDFKLVHMVNVDRANVRARATSNSPVIGVLNKGQVVKMIRKTDTWCEIQLDKRTGWIATRLLDSKVE, encoded by the coding sequence ATGGTTTCTGGAAAGATGAAAACGGGTCGGGATGCGGAGGTCTGCTCTGTATGCCATACAGTGATACGTCCCTCCAGCATTTTTTGTGAAGGTTGCGGGCCACCAAAACTTCCACCTGAGGAAGTTAATGAGGGTATCGGGCCCTGGCAGACATTTTTCAGGGTAATGGTTGTAGTTCTGATTTTTTCCGGTTTGGTTTTTTATAAATACAAACCGGAAAGCTTTTCGAGTTTCGACACACTGGTCACCGAAATAAAATCCACTATCCCTGTGTTAAAAGAAGAGCTACCTGTTGCTGACGAGCCAGATTTCAAACTTGTGCACATGGTCAATGTTGATCGTGCAAATGTCCGGGCCAGGGCAACCTCCAATAGCCCGGTCATAGGGGTGTTGAACAAGGGGCAGGTTGTGAAGATGATAAGAAAAACAGATACCTGGTGCGAAATTCAACTAGACAAAAGAACAGGTTGGATAGCCACCCGGTTGCTCGATTCCAAAGTCGAGTGA
- the thrH gene encoding bifunctional phosphoserine phosphatase/homoserine phosphotransferase ThrH has protein sequence MLACLDLEGVLIPEIWIAFAEKTGIEKLRLTTRDIPDYDELMRGRLKILDDNNLKLPDIEKVIGSMEPMQGARQFLDWLKSEFQVIILSDTFYQFAGPLMAQLDYPTLFCNSLVIDSNGRIADYKLRQNDGKTKAVKAFQSLNFQAIAAGDSYNDTGMLKQAEGGIFFKPPASITEEFPQFPVTQNYDELKAAFLKVREGILK, from the coding sequence ATGCTGGCTTGCCTTGACCTTGAAGGGGTATTGATCCCTGAAATCTGGATTGCATTTGCAGAAAAAACCGGAATAGAAAAATTACGCCTGACCACTCGGGATATTCCCGACTACGACGAATTGATGCGTGGGCGCCTCAAGATTCTCGATGACAATAACCTCAAGCTACCGGATATTGAAAAAGTAATCGGTTCCATGGAACCCATGCAGGGTGCCAGGCAATTTCTGGATTGGCTGAAATCCGAATTTCAGGTAATTATCCTGTCGGACACGTTTTACCAATTTGCCGGCCCCCTCATGGCACAACTCGATTATCCAACTTTGTTTTGTAATTCTCTGGTTATTGACAGCAACGGAAGGATTGCAGATTACAAGCTTCGACAGAATGATGGAAAAACCAAGGCGGTGAAAGCTTTTCAGAGCCTGAATTTCCAAGCCATAGCCGCGGGCGATTCATACAACGACACGGGAATGCTGAAACAGGCTGAAGGCGGTATTTTCTTCAAGCCTCCGGCAAGTATCACGGAAGAGTTTCCTCAATTTCCAGTCACACAAAATTATGACGAATTAAAAGCTGCTTTTCTGAAAGTCAGGGAAGGAATTCTTAAATAA